A stretch of the Plodia interpunctella isolate USDA-ARS_2022_Savannah chromosome Z, ilPloInte3.2, whole genome shotgun sequence genome encodes the following:
- the LOC128683152 gene encoding cubilin-like, which yields MRAVTLLLAVCLLHWTRACEPDQLHNGCRLLGSVCSCGYGCKNEYVYKSRAACLNALRERSSNACYRMPCLRGICIQTAMDPGFSCKCENTGFYGQRCERACPTIPMRGLVFPHECIVI from the exons ATGCGTGCTGTCACCCTCCTCCTGGCCGTCTGCTTGCTTC ACTGGACACGCGCTTGCGAGCCGGACCAGCTGCACAATGGCTGCCGTCTGCTGGGGTCTGTCTGCTCGTGCGGCTACGGCTGCAAGAACGAGTATGTCTACAAGTCCAGGGCGGCCTGCCTCAACGCACTGAGAG AACGCAGCTCCAATGCGTGCTATCGCATGCCGTGTCTCCGCGGCATCTGCATCCAGACGGCCATGGACCCAGGGTTCTCTTGCAAATGCGAGAACACCGGCTTTTACGGACAAAGATGCGAAAGAG CATGTCCCACCATCCCAATGCGTGGACTGGTGTTCCCACACGAATGTAtcgtaatttaa